A single window of Dermacentor albipictus isolate Rhodes 1998 colony chromosome 1, USDA_Dalb.pri_finalv2, whole genome shotgun sequence DNA harbors:
- the LOC139054464 gene encoding probable palmitoyltransferase ZDHHC24, which produces MTVRTTPMESTLQQQGVMDVRGPPLSRRCIVPRGYRDRVLFMLMMCGIPLIVFFNFCFVAPRYHETFDKVMWVHAALATFIVFNIYANLFKLFQTDTSARDMKTPAVLLPGWRHCAVCLMNVPPRSHHCSVCNECILKHDHHCMFTGRCIGFYNQRYFVVALLYMTVGLFYSLSYKCPYVLEMLGGINLATFLHMVAPHFGLLLGFVDVWLFLCNLVNLVELVVFFLCAYLLMVELICVARNQTTYEKSHGIRTYSMGLRRNLKETLGASWFLVWLSPWVQSPVSGDGLHFDGHVVCMDGKKQE; this is translated from the exons ATGACTGTTCGCACAACGCCGATGGAGTCTACACTGCAGCAACAGGGCGTCATGGATGTGCGCGGACCACCTTTGTCGCGGAGATGCATCGTACCCAGAGGCTACCGCGACCGTGTGTTGTTTATGCTAATGATGTGCGGCATTCCCCTCATCGTATTCTTCAACTTTTGCTTCGTTGCACCCAG GTACCACGAGACCTTCGACAAGGTGATGTGGGTGCACGCTGCTTTGGCCACATTTATCGTGTTCAACATATACGCAAACCTGTTCAAGCTCTTCCAGACTGACACAAGTGCACGTGACATGAAGACGCCAGCTGTGCTTTTGCCGGGCTGGCGGCACTGTGCAGTGTGCTTGATGAACGTGCCGCCACGCTCTCATCACTGCAGTGTGTGCAATGAGTGCATACTAAAACACGACCACCACTGCATGTTCACGGGCCGCTGCATTGGCTTCTACAACCAACGCTACTTCGTTGTTGCTCTCCTCTACATGACTGTTG GCCTGTTCTACAGTCTCTCATACAAGTGTCCCTACGTGCTTGAAATGCTTGGCGGCATCAACTTGGCGACTTTCTTGCACATGGTGGCTCCACATTTTGGCCTTCTGCTGGGTTTCGTTGATGTCTGGCTTTTCCTGTGCAATCTCGTGAATCTTGTGGAACTGGTTGTGTTCTTCCTGTGTGCCTACCTATTAATGGTCGAGCTGATCTGCGTGGCAAGAAACCAGACCACCTATGAAAAAAGCCACGGCATCCGGACCTACAGCATGGGTCTTAGGAGGAACTTGAAGGAGACTTTGGGTGCCTCCTGGTTCCTGGTGTGGTTGTCTCCCTGGGTACAGTCCCCTGTGTCTGGAGATGGGCTGCACTTTGACGGTCATGTGGTTTGTATGGATGGCAAAAAGCAAGAGTGA